A part of Streptomyces sp. NBC_01451 genomic DNA contains:
- the nadC gene encoding carboxylating nicotinate-nucleotide diphosphorylase, with the protein MSTPDLPLAQSGGCGDGCACGADPDMADDVYLECGLDPALAALLADAGLDPLEVEDIANVAIQEDLDHGVDVTTVATISEEARATADFTAREGGVVAGLRIAEAVVSVVCTDEFEVERHVEDGDRVEAGQKLLSVTTRTRDLLTAERSALNLLCRLSGIATATRAWADVLEGTKARVRDTRKTTPGLRSLEKYAVRCGGGVNHRMSLSDAALVKDNHVVAAGGVAQAFKAVRDAFPDVPIEVEVDTLHQLREVVDAGADLILLDNFTPGECDEAVAVVDGRAVLEVSGRLILKNAKEYADTGVDYLAVGALTHSSPILDIGLDLRAAE; encoded by the coding sequence GTGAGCACCCCCGACCTTCCCCTCGCCCAGAGCGGCGGCTGCGGCGACGGCTGCGCCTGCGGCGCCGACCCCGACATGGCAGACGACGTCTACCTGGAGTGCGGCCTCGACCCCGCGCTCGCCGCCCTCCTCGCCGACGCCGGCCTCGACCCCCTTGAGGTCGAGGACATCGCCAACGTCGCCATCCAGGAGGACCTCGACCACGGCGTGGACGTGACGACCGTCGCGACCATCTCCGAGGAGGCCCGCGCCACCGCCGACTTCACCGCCCGCGAGGGCGGCGTCGTCGCCGGCCTGCGGATCGCCGAGGCGGTCGTCTCCGTGGTCTGCACCGACGAGTTCGAGGTCGAGCGGCACGTCGAGGACGGCGACCGCGTCGAGGCCGGCCAGAAGCTGCTCAGCGTCACGACCCGCACCCGTGACCTCCTGACGGCCGAGCGCAGCGCCCTCAACCTCCTGTGCCGCCTGTCCGGCATCGCGACCGCCACGCGCGCGTGGGCGGACGTCCTGGAGGGCACCAAGGCGCGCGTGCGCGACACCCGCAAGACGACCCCGGGCCTGCGTTCCCTGGAGAAGTACGCGGTCCGCTGCGGCGGCGGCGTCAACCACCGCATGTCCCTGTCGGACGCGGCGCTCGTCAAGGACAACCACGTGGTGGCCGCCGGCGGCGTCGCCCAGGCCTTCAAGGCAGTGCGGGACGCCTTCCCGGACGTACCGATCGAGGTCGAGGTCGACACCCTGCACCAGCTGCGCGAGGTCGTCGACGCGGGCGCCGACCTGATCCTCCTGGACAACTTCACCCCCGGCGAGTGCGACGAGGCCGTCGCGGTCGTCGACGGCCGGGCCGTGCTGGAGGTCTCGGGCCGGCTCATCCTGAAGAACGCCAAGGAGTACGCCGACACCGGCGTCGACTACCTGGCGGTCGGCGCCCTCACCCACTCCTCGCCGATCCTCGACATCGGTCTCGACCTGCGAGCGGCGGAGTAG
- a CDS encoding type III pantothenate kinase — MLLTIDVGNTHTVLGLFDGDEIVEHWRISTDARRTADELAVLLQGLMGMHPLLGDELGDGIDGIAICATVPSVLHELREVTRRYYGDVPAVLVEPGVKTGVPILTDNPKEVGADRIINAVAAVELYGGPAIVVDFGTATTFDAVSARGEYVGGVIAPGIEISVEALGVKGAQLRKIEVARPRAVIGKNTVEAMQAGIIYGFAGQVDGVVTRMAKELAADPDEVTVIATGGLAPMVLGEASVIDEHEPWLTLIGLRLVYERNVSRM, encoded by the coding sequence ATGCTGCTGACCATCGACGTAGGAAACACGCACACCGTCCTCGGGCTCTTCGACGGCGACGAGATCGTCGAGCACTGGCGCATCTCCACGGACGCGCGCCGCACCGCCGACGAGCTCGCGGTCCTCCTCCAGGGCCTCATGGGCATGCACCCGCTCCTGGGGGACGAGCTGGGCGACGGCATCGACGGCATCGCCATCTGCGCGACCGTGCCGTCGGTGCTGCACGAGCTGCGCGAGGTGACGCGGCGCTACTACGGCGATGTGCCGGCGGTGCTGGTCGAGCCCGGCGTGAAGACGGGCGTACCGATCCTCACCGACAACCCGAAGGAGGTCGGCGCGGACCGCATCATCAACGCGGTCGCCGCCGTCGAGCTCTACGGCGGCCCCGCGATCGTCGTCGACTTCGGTACGGCGACCACGTTCGACGCGGTGTCCGCGCGCGGCGAGTACGTCGGCGGGGTGATCGCCCCGGGGATCGAGATCTCGGTCGAGGCGCTGGGCGTGAAGGGGGCGCAGCTCCGGAAGATCGAGGTGGCGCGGCCCCGGGCGGTGATCGGCAAGAACACGGTCGAGGCGATGCAGGCGGGCATCATCTACGGGTTCGCCGGTCAGGTCGACGGTGTGGTGACGCGGATGGCGAAGGAGCTGGCGGCGGACCCGGACGAGGTGACGGTGATCGCGACGGGTGGACTGGCGCCGATGGTGCTGGGCGAGGCGTCGGTGATCGACGAGCACGAGCCGTGGCTCACGTTGATCGGGCTGCGGCTGGTCTACGAGCGGAACGTGTCCCGTATGTGA
- a CDS encoding BlaI/MecI/CopY family transcriptional regulator, translating into MPRPLGELEDAVMTRVWKWNRPVTVREVLEDLRQERSIAYTTVMTVLDNLHQKGWVRREAEGRAYRYEAVSTRAAYSAALMNDAWSQSDNPAAALVAFFGMMSEEQRLALRDAVHIVQGPEQVERPQRAEQTERAEQTEAAEDTAYENPASVQDPTRR; encoded by the coding sequence GTGCCTCGCCCATTGGGAGAACTCGAAGACGCGGTCATGACGCGGGTGTGGAAGTGGAACCGCCCGGTCACCGTTCGGGAAGTCCTGGAAGACCTTCGGCAGGAACGGTCCATCGCGTACACCACGGTGATGACCGTTTTGGACAATCTCCATCAGAAGGGCTGGGTCCGTCGTGAGGCGGAAGGCCGGGCCTATCGATATGAGGCGGTCTCCACCCGCGCCGCCTACTCGGCCGCGTTGATGAACGACGCGTGGTCGCAGAGTGACAACCCCGCCGCCGCTCTCGTCGCCTTCTTCGGCATGATGAGCGAAGAACAGCGGCTCGCCCTCAGGGATGCCGTTCACATCGTCCAAGGGCCGGAACAGGTCGAACGGCCTCAACGGGCCGAACAGACCGAACGCGCCGAACAGACGGAAGCCGCGGAAGATACCGCCTACGAGAACCCCGCCTCGGTCCAGGACCCCACCAGGCGATAG
- a CDS encoding amino-acid N-acetyltransferase, translating into MSAIRPEVTAKAITVRRARTSDVQAVRGLLDSFVRGRILLDKATVTLYEDIQEFWVAERDDNGEVVGCGALHVMWEDLAEVRTLAVNPDLRGSGVGHQLLEKLLQTARWLGVRRVFCLTFEVDFFGKHGFVEIGETPVDTDVYAELLRSYDEGVAEFLGLERVKPNTLGNSRMLLHL; encoded by the coding sequence ATGTCAGCGATCCGTCCCGAAGTCACAGCGAAAGCCATCACCGTCCGGCGGGCCAGGACCAGCGATGTCCAGGCCGTACGCGGACTCCTTGACTCGTTCGTCCGTGGCCGTATCCTGCTCGACAAAGCGACGGTGACGCTTTACGAGGACATCCAGGAGTTCTGGGTCGCGGAACGCGACGACAACGGTGAGGTCGTCGGGTGCGGGGCACTCCACGTCATGTGGGAAGACCTCGCCGAAGTCCGCACTCTTGCCGTGAACCCCGACCTCAGAGGTTCCGGTGTCGGGCATCAGTTGCTGGAGAAGTTGCTGCAGACCGCCCGCTGGCTCGGTGTTCGTCGCGTTTTCTGTCTGACCTTTGAAGTGGACTTCTTCGGGAAGCACGGCTTCGTGGAGATCGGTGAGACGCCTGTCGACACCGATGTCTACGCCGAGCTGCTGCGTTCCTATGACGAGGGTGTCGCGGAGTTCCTCGGTCTCGAACGAGTGAAACCGAACACCTTGGGCAACAGCCGGATGCTTCTGCATCTGTGA
- a CDS encoding histone-like nucleoid-structuring protein Lsr2, whose amino-acid sequence MAQKVQVLLVDDLDGGEADETVTFALDGKTYEIDLTTANADKLRGLLDAYVKGGRRTGGRASGGRGKARVAAGGSQDTAQIRAWAKENGYEVNDRGRVPASIREAYEKANG is encoded by the coding sequence GTGGCACAGAAGGTTCAGGTCCTTCTTGTCGACGACCTCGACGGCGGCGAGGCCGACGAGACCGTGACGTTCGCGTTGGACGGCAAGACGTACGAGATCGACCTCACGACTGCCAATGCCGACAAGCTTCGCGGTCTCCTCGACGCCTACGTCAAGGGCGGCCGTCGTACCGGAGGCCGTGCTTCGGGAGGGCGTGGAAAGGCGCGAGTCGCCGCGGGCGGCAGCCAGGACACCGCGCAGATCCGTGCTTGGGCGAAGGAGAACGGTTACGAGGTCAATGACCGTGGCCGTGTTCCCGCGTCCATTCGCGAGGCTTACGAGAAGGCCAACGGCTGA